CATGATCATGTCGATGCGGCCGGATTTCAGCGACGGGATGATGCCGCTCCAGCCGGTGGGGGTGATCTCGCATGCCTCGTCCATGGCCTCGCAGATGGCCATACCCAGCTCAACCTCGAAGCCGGTCCATTCGCCTGAGGCTGAGGTATAGGTGAAGGGCGGGTAGGGCTCGGCAGAAATGCCGATCTTCAGCGGCTCGGCGGCCTGGGCCGTCATACTCAGGCCGAGCGTCAGGGCGGCGGCGGTTATCATCAGGGTGCGTTTCATTGTGGTCTCCTTGGCTTTTTAAAGCTCTTGTGGGTCTTGCATCAGGGGGGTGTGACATCGGCGCTGCTAGCAAACGGTCGGTGCCACGAAGTGACGACAGCGCTCGTGATCGCTGTCCTCGAAGACATCGCTCGGGGTGCCGGCGACGCCGACGACACCGCGATCGAGAAATACCACCTGGTCGGATACATCTCGGGCGAAGGCCATCTCATGGGTCACCAGCACCATGGTGCGTCCTTCGTCGGCCAGGCCGCGGATGACGCTGAGTACCTCGCTGACCCGCTCCGGGTCCAGCGCCGACGTCGGCTCATCGAACAACAGCAGCCGCGGTTCCATGGCCAGCGCGCGGGCGATCGCTACCCGCTGCTGCTGGCCGCCGGAAAGATAGGCCGGATAGCTGTCGCGTTTGTCGGCCATGCCGACCCGCTCCAGGTAGTGTTCGGCGAGGGCATTGGCGCGACGCCGTGACAGGCCCTTGACCCGCATCGGGGCCTCGGTGACGTTGCCAAGCACCGTGAAATGGGGCCAGAGGTTGAACTGCTGGAAGACCATGCTGACCTTGGCGCGCAGCCGCTGCAGTTGGCGCCTGTCGAGGCCGACGACGTCGCCCTTGGGGTTGCGGTCGAAGCGAATGGCTTCATCGGCAATCGCCAGTTCGCCGAGGTTGGGGCGCTCCAGCAGGTTGAGACAGCGCAGCAGGGTGCTCTTGCCCGATCCGCTGGCGCCGATGATGGAGGTGACGCTGCCCTCGGGGACCTCGAGGGAGACGTCGCGCAGCACCTCGAGGTCGCCGTAGCGCTTGACGAGGTGGCGGGCCTCTACCGCTAGCGTGCTAGAGGCCGACGGAGTGACGTGTAGCGATGATGTCATAGGCGATTCACTCTGCAGTGGAAAGAGCAGCGGCATCTTCCCGCGCCGCTTCGGCGCAGCGCGCCAGACGCTGGCTGGCCGTGCGCAGACGGTCTTCGTCGACGGTCAGGCTCAGGCGCACGAAGCCGGCAGCGGAGGGGCCGAAGGCCTCCCCCGACAGCACCGACACGCCCTCGTCGTCGAGCAGGCGGTCGGCGAAGGCCTGGGAAGAAAGCCCGGTAGCGCGCACGTCGATCATCAGGAACATGCCCGCCGCCGGGGTGATGACGTCGATGGCCGAGCAGTTGGCGAGTGCGGCGCATACGGCGTCGCGACGCGCCCGGTAGGTCTCGCGCATCAGCTCGCGCTCGGGAAGATCCTGACTGAGGGCATCGCGAGCGGCGTCCTGGATGAACTCCGGGCAGCCATAGAGCATGCAAAGTGCCAGGTTGGCCATATGGTCGATCAGCTTCTGCGGGCCGAGCACCCAGCCCAGCCGCCAGCCGGTCATGGCATGGGACTTGGAGAGGCTGTCGATGACCACGGTGCGGTCGGCCATGACGGGCAGGCTCGCGGCGCAGATGTGTTCGCCCTCGAAGACCAGCTCGGCGTAGACCTCATCGGAGATCAGCCATAGATCATGGCGATGGCACAGCGCGGCAATGGCGGCCCAGGATTTGGCGTCGATCAGCTGGCCGGTGGGGTTATGGGGGCTGTTGAGCATGATCGCCCGGGTGCGCGGGGTGATCGCGGCCTCGATGTCGGCGACATCCAGGCGGAAGTCGTCGTCGCCGCGCAGCGGAATGTGCACCATGCGGGCGCCGGTGGAGCGCAGCACGGCTTCATAGGTGACGTAGCTCGGCTCGGGGACGATCACCTCGTCGTCGGGGTCGAGCAGGCACTGGGCGGTGGCATAGAGGCCGCACTGGGCACCCGCCATGACGATCAGCTGATCCGGTGTGGCATTGACGCCGTGGGCGCGATACCGCGCGGCGATGGCCTCGCGCAGGCCCTGCTTGCCCTGAACGTCGGGATAATGCGTGGCGCCGCCGCGCAGGCTCGCCACTGCAC
Above is a window of Halomonas sp. I5-271120 DNA encoding:
- a CDS encoding amino acid ABC transporter ATP-binding protein, which codes for MTSSLHVTPSASSTLAVEARHLVKRYGDLEVLRDVSLEVPEGSVTSIIGASGSGKSTLLRCLNLLERPNLGELAIADEAIRFDRNPKGDVVGLDRRQLQRLRAKVSMVFQQFNLWPHFTVLGNVTEAPMRVKGLSRRRANALAEHYLERVGMADKRDSYPAYLSGGQQQRVAIARALAMEPRLLLFDEPTSALDPERVSEVLSVIRGLADEGRTMVLVTHEMAFARDVSDQVVFLDRGVVGVAGTPSDVFEDSDHERCRHFVAPTVC
- a CDS encoding pyridoxal phosphate-dependent aminotransferase, with the protein product MTAMRFSRLTERIAGEGAAAWDIHNRALARKAAGEDITVLSVGDPDFATPAPIVESAVASLRGGATHYPDVQGKQGLREAIAARYRAHGVNATPDQLIVMAGAQCGLYATAQCLLDPDDEVIVPEPSYVTYEAVLRSTGARMVHIPLRGDDDFRLDVADIEAAITPRTRAIMLNSPHNPTGQLIDAKSWAAIAALCHRHDLWLISDEVYAELVFEGEHICAASLPVMADRTVVIDSLSKSHAMTGWRLGWVLGPQKLIDHMANLALCMLYGCPEFIQDAARDALSQDLPERELMRETYRARRDAVCAALANCSAIDVITPAAGMFLMIDVRATGLSSQAFADRLLDDEGVSVLSGEAFGPSAAGFVRLSLTVDEDRLRTASQRLARCAEAAREDAAALSTAE